Genomic segment of Deltaproteobacteria bacterium:
CAAATCGAAGGCGACCGCATCGCGGCCGCTCCTGAACCAGACTCGAGCGGCAAGTACACGCAGTACATCGAAGTACAGGCGCAGCCCGGCAAGGTGAGCTATCTCACGCGCGGTGGAATCGAGACAGCCGTGAACGTCGGCCAGCGGCGCTACCGCGAGATCCTGATCGAACTGAAGTAGACACCCGATGCTGCTACTTGGAGACATTCTTCGTCGCAACGCCGCGGTCCGCGGCGACAAGACGGCGTACATCGTCGGCAGCGATCGCGTGACCTACGGTGCATTTCACCGACGGTCGAATCAGCTCGCGCGCGCGCTGCAGCGCCTGGGTGTGCGCCGCGGCGATCGCGTCGCCGTCATGGCGAACAATTGCGCTGCGTATCCGATCATCTACTTTGCTGTGATCAAGCTGGGCGCGATCGTCGTCCCCATCAACGCGCGCTTCACGGCCAACGAAGTGGCCACTATCGTCACGCACGCAGAGGCCGAGACCTTCTTCGTGGCCGGCGAGTTCACGGCACTGCTCGCCGAGCTGCGCGCAGTGCGCCGCTTACCTTCGGTGCGGCGCTTCATCTCAATCGATCTCGACGCCGCAGATGATCTCTGCCTCGACCGTCTGGCCAACGCCGAATCATCCGACGATCTCGACATCAGCATCGACGAGCACGATCCCCACGTCATGCTCTACACCAGCGGCACCACCGGCTCGCCCAAGGGCACCTTGGTCTCGCACCGCAGCTACTACTTGCAGGGCACGCTTTCGCATCTGCAACTCGGCTTCAACGCAGACGACATCGTCCTCAGCATGTTTCCGATGTTTCACATGGGTGGCTGGGCGCTGCCGTTGGGCTTCTGGCACAACGGGGGAACGGCGGTCATCATGCCGAAGGCAGCTCCGCGCGCCATCCTCGAGACGATCGAGCGCGAGCGGGTCACGTACTTCTACGCGGTGCCTACCGTGTTCCGCTCGCTGCTCGCACTCCCCGACTTCGATCGCTTCGACGTCAGCTCGTTGCGTCTGCTCGGCGGCGGCACGGCCGCCATGACCACGGCGCAGGTGCACGACATCATGAACCGTTTCGGTTGCCGCAACATGGTGATCCTCTACGGCTCGACCGAGGCGGGACCGGTGAGCATCGTTCGCCCTCGCGATGTAACGCGTAAGCCCGAGACCGTGGGCCGGCCCTATCTCGACGTTGAAGTGCGGCTCGTCGACGACGCCGGCCGTGAGGTCGCACATGGCGCCGTCGGTGAAATCGCCGCGCGCAGCGAGTGTACGATGCTCGGATACTGGCGCAATCCGGAGGAGACGGCACGCACGATCCGCGACGGCTGGGTGCTCACCGGCGATCTAGGAACATTCGATGCGGAGGGATTCCTCTCCATCGTCGGACGCAGCAAGGAAGTCATCCGCAGCGGCGGCGAAAGCATCTTCCCCGTCGAGATCGAGCGCGTCCTGCTGACCCATCCGCACATCCGCGAGGCGAGCATTGTTTCGATCCCCGATCCGCACTGGGGCGAAGCGGTGGTTGCCGCTGTCGTGCTGCATGACGGCGCAACGCTCACCGCCGAGGACGTCATCGAACACGTGCGCGCGCACCTCGCGAGCTACAAGAAGCCGCGGCACGTGTGTTTCCTGCCCAGCCTTCCGCGCACCGCAGCGTCGCAGCAGGTGCACAAGCCGCTGCTCAAAGAGCTGCTGCTCCAGCAGATGGGCCAGTGACCTGACGGCGGCTCCTCAGGACGAACGGTGCTGTGATTGTTTTCAAAGAACATTTCCGTTCGCCCTGAGGAGGCCCCATCTTTTCGGGGCCGTCTCGAAGCCTGTCCTGAGCCCCGTCGAAGGGGGCCGTCCCGTAGTTTATCGACAGTCCCGGCAACCGCCCGCGTTATGAGATGGCATTGTATCAGCCATAGTTTCCTGCCATACCGCGTGACATGACAACAAGAGCGCATCGCAACCTCCACGTGCCCTTGCCCGGGGCGCTTCATGATCGCTTGCGTGTCGTCGCCACACGTTCCAAGCGACCCGCCACGAGCCTGGCACGCGAAGCGATCGAGTCTTGGATCGACGAGCACGAGCGGCAGGTCGTCCACGAAGCGATTGCGGCATACGCCACCGAGATGGCGGGGACTACAGCCGATCTCGATCGAGGCCTCGAGCGGGCCGCGATCGAACACCTGCGTGGGAGGCGGGGCAAGCGGTGAAGCGAGGCGATATCTTCTGGGCCGACATCGTGCCGCGGTCGGGCTCCGAGCAGACGGGGCGTCGCCCCGTCGTGGTTGTTTCGCACGATGGGTTCAACCGGGTAGAGACGTGGCGGTCGATCATCGTGGTGCCGCTCTCCACCTCTGCGGAACAACGGCGTCGGGGGCCGACCGCCATCGTGCTGCCCAAAGGAACCGGCGGCCTGCGCCGGGAGAGCGTCGCGTTGTGCCACCAGGTGACCACACTCGATCGCGCCAAGCTCGTCGAACCGATCGGAGAGCTTTCAGTCGCCGCACTGCGACGCGTCAACGACGGCCTCCGCGCCGCGCTCGCTTTGCTGTAAGGGACGGAGAACGGTCTGGAGGCTGAAGGCCCATGTCCAGATGTGACCCATACGTTGCGCCGAGATCGAACGCTTTCTGCTGACACATCCGCGAGGCGAGCATTGTTGCCATCCCCGATCCGCACTGGGGCGAGGCGGTGGTTCGAACACGTGCGCGCATCTCGCGCCAAGACGCAAAGACGCCAAGCCGGACAATCGTGGCAGGAGTCGAGAGAGCGGATCACTAGACCCATTGCCCCCGGGCGTCTCTGCGGTGAA
This window contains:
- a CDS encoding long-chain-fatty-acid--CoA ligase yields the protein MLLLGDILRRNAAVRGDKTAYIVGSDRVTYGAFHRRSNQLARALQRLGVRRGDRVAVMANNCAAYPIIYFAVIKLGAIVVPINARFTANEVATIVTHAEAETFFVAGEFTALLAELRAVRRLPSVRRFISIDLDAADDLCLDRLANAESSDDLDISIDEHDPHVMLYTSGTTGSPKGTLVSHRSYYLQGTLSHLQLGFNADDIVLSMFPMFHMGGWALPLGFWHNGGTAVIMPKAAPRAILETIERERVTYFYAVPTVFRSLLALPDFDRFDVSSLRLLGGGTAAMTTAQVHDIMNRFGCRNMVILYGSTEAGPVSIVRPRDVTRKPETVGRPYLDVEVRLVDDAGREVAHGAVGEIAARSECTMLGYWRNPEETARTIRDGWVLTGDLGTFDAEGFLSIVGRSKEVIRSGGESIFPVEIERVLLTHPHIREASIVSIPDPHWGEAVVAAVVLHDGATLTAEDVIEHVRAHLASYKKPRHVCFLPSLPRTAASQQVHKPLLKELLLQQMGQ
- a CDS encoding cupin, with amino-acid sequence MDQRVLGNVGTKLVLENDRVRVWELDLEPGARSDVHRHDLDYLIVQIEGDRIAAAPEPDSSGKYTQYIEVQAQPGKVSYLTRGGIETAVNVGQRRYREILIELK
- a CDS encoding type II toxin-antitoxin system PemK/MazF family toxin, with protein sequence MKRGDIFWADIVPRSGSEQTGRRPVVVVSHDGFNRVETWRSIIVVPLSTSAEQRRRGPTAIVLPKGTGGLRRESVALCHQVTTLDRAKLVEPIGELSVAALRRVNDGLRAALALL